From a single Desulfobaccales bacterium genomic region:
- a CDS encoding DUF3536 domain-containing protein, whose protein sequence is MERYICIHGHFYQPPRENPWIEAIEVQDSAYPYHDWNERINAECYAPNTVSRLLDGEGRILNLPNNYAKISFNFGPTLLAWMEQKSPETYEAILTADRTSQKNFSGHGSALAQAYNHMIMPLANRRDKYTQVIWGLRDFEFRFGRLPEGMWLPETAVDLETLDIMAELGIRFTVLAPGQAKQVRPLGQEEWEDVSEGRIDPTRAYTLNLTSGRQISLFFYDGPISRAVAFEDLLSRGENLAERLTGAFFKERQWSQLVHIATDGETYGHHHRFGDMALTYAMQYIEENNLAHLTNYGEYLEKSPPTHEAEIFENTSWSCSHGVERWKQDCGCNSGGHSGWNQGWRAPLREALDWLRDTLAPLFEEKGGQYLKDPWAARDDYIKVILSRTPENIERFLAQHALRPLTDEEKVTVFKLLEVQREAMLMYTSCGWFFDELSGIETVQVLLYAGSAIRLAEDIDVEALETGFLERLELAKSNIPENGDGRLIYEKFVRPSMLDLEKVAAHYAISSLFKEYPQQTGIYCYFVEQEDYHFSEVGVTKLSLGRVRITSDITKETATLNFGALHFGDQNLSAGVQKFQSQEAYEAMVQEVTEGFATGDSPETIRRLDRHFGASTYSFKSLFRDEQRRVLNQVLESSLEETRFVYGKRYSNHVSFMRFLTELGIPLPQPFPCNAEFVLNSNLRLAFEQPEIDPEDIQKLLEQASALQVKLDGVSLEYALRQTLERLMAVFKETSEFNLLKQLEAAVRIARALPFEVNFWKVQNIYYEMLNTVFPEWRWKAEHGETEAHDRVETFLQLGRELSIKVD, encoded by the coding sequence ATGGAAAGGTACATTTGCATTCACGGCCATTTTTACCAGCCACCCCGGGAAAACCCCTGGATAGAAGCCATCGAGGTCCAGGACTCGGCTTACCCTTACCATGATTGGAATGAGCGCATTAATGCGGAGTGTTACGCTCCCAATACAGTCTCACGCCTACTGGACGGCGAAGGCCGGATTTTAAACCTGCCCAACAATTATGCCAAGATCAGCTTCAACTTCGGGCCCACCCTGCTGGCTTGGATGGAGCAAAAGTCGCCGGAAACCTATGAGGCCATCCTAACCGCGGACCGCACGAGCCAGAAGAATTTCTCGGGCCACGGCTCGGCGCTGGCCCAAGCCTATAATCATATGATTATGCCTCTGGCCAACCGCCGGGACAAATATACCCAGGTAATATGGGGGCTACGGGACTTTGAGTTTCGCTTCGGCCGGTTACCGGAAGGGATGTGGCTGCCGGAAACCGCGGTGGATTTGGAGACTCTGGATATTATGGCGGAGTTGGGGATTCGATTTACCGTCCTTGCCCCCGGCCAGGCCAAGCAGGTGCGTCCCCTGGGCCAGGAAGAGTGGGAGGATGTGAGTGAGGGACGAATCGATCCCACCAGGGCCTACACCCTCAATCTAACCTCAGGCCGACAGATCAGCCTCTTTTTCTATGACGGGCCCATCTCCCGGGCCGTGGCTTTTGAAGACCTGCTCAGCCGGGGGGAAAATTTGGCAGAGCGGCTGACCGGCGCCTTTTTCAAAGAGCGGCAGTGGTCTCAACTGGTGCACATTGCCACCGATGGCGAAACCTACGGACACCACCATCGGTTTGGCGACATGGCTCTGACTTATGCCATGCAGTACATTGAGGAGAATAACCTGGCCCATCTGACCAACTACGGGGAGTACCTTGAAAAATCCCCCCCGACCCATGAGGCGGAAATCTTTGAGAACACCTCCTGGAGTTGCAGCCACGGGGTGGAAAGATGGAAGCAAGACTGCGGTTGCAACAGCGGCGGTCATTCCGGCTGGAACCAGGGCTGGCGCGCTCCCTTGCGGGAGGCCCTGGATTGGCTGCGGGATACGCTGGCGCCCCTCTTTGAAGAGAAGGGCGGACAGTATCTAAAAGACCCCTGGGCCGCCAGGGATGATTATATCAAGGTCATCCTCAGCCGAACCCCTGAGAATATCGAGCGCTTTCTGGCTCAACATGCCCTAAGGCCTCTGACCGACGAAGAAAAGGTGACGGTATTTAAACTTCTGGAGGTTCAACGGGAGGCCATGCTCATGTATACGAGCTGCGGCTGGTTTTTCGATGAGCTCTCAGGCATCGAAACGGTGCAGGTCCTGCTCTATGCCGGCAGCGCCATCCGGTTGGCGGAAGATATCGACGTCGAAGCACTGGAAACCGGCTTTCTGGAACGGCTGGAACTGGCCAAGAGCAACATCCCCGAGAATGGCGATGGGCGCTTGATCTACGAAAAGTTCGTCAGGCCGTCCATGCTGGATCTGGAAAAGGTGGCCGCCCATTATGCGATAAGCTCCCTCTTCAAGGAATACCCCCAGCAAACCGGGATTTATTGTTATTTCGTCGAACAGGAAGACTACCATTTCTCCGAGGTAGGGGTCACCAAACTGTCGTTGGGGCGGGTGCGGATTACCTCGGATATCACCAAGGAAACTGCTACCCTGAATTTCGGCGCCTTGCATTTCGGTGATCAAAACCTCAGTGCCGGGGTGCAAAAGTTTCAGAGCCAGGAAGCCTATGAGGCCATGGTGCAAGAAGTGACCGAAGGCTTTGCTACCGGCGATTCCCCCGAAACCATCCGGCGGCTGGACCGGCACTTCGGGGCCTCCACTTACTCCTTCAAGTCCCTCTTCCGGGATGAGCAGCGTCGGGTGCTGAACCAAGTCTTGGAATCGAGCCTGGAGGAAACACGGTTCGTTTATGGCAAGAGGTACAGTAACCATGTGTCCTTCATGCGTTTTCTCACCGAATTGGGCATCCCCCTGCCCCAGCCTTTCCCTTGCAATGCGGAATTTGTTTTGAATTCAAATTTGCGCCTGGCCTTCGAACAACCAGAAATAGATCCAGAGGACATCCAAAAACTTCTCGAACAGGCATCTGCTCTGCAAGTAAAGCTCGATGGGGTAAGCCTGGAGTACGCCTTGAGGCAAACCCTGGAGCGTTTGATGGCCGTGTTCAAGGAGACCAGTGAGTTCAATTTGCTCAAGCAACTGGAGGCCGCGGTGAGAATCGCCCGAGCCTTGCCCTTCGAGGTAAATTTTTGGAAGGTGCAGAATATTTACTATGAGATGCTTAACACCGTCTTTCCCGAATGGCGCTGGAAGGCCGAACACGGCGAGACGGAAGCTCACGACAGGGTGGAAACTTTCCTGCAATTGGGGCGGGAGCTCTCCATAAAAGTCGATTAG
- a CDS encoding DEAD/DEAH box helicase — protein sequence MLQDFINSLKETAEYRDILSHYHYLPEKPVEYVAGAAGLSPGVLTALERLGIPRLYCHQGEALDYIRAGKDLLVATPTASGKTLIYNLPVLENLIENPRGHALYLFPLKALEQDQLKTLQELDAALPYPFLTSAIYDGDTPPAQRQAIKAKPPHVIITNPDMLHMGLMPYHASWSSFFAHLKFVVIDEVHTYRGIMGSHMAQVLRRLKRICAHYGSHPQFLLSSATIAKPEIFVKMLTGLDVEIIEKSGAPQSGRHFVFLNPHGGAPATAARIFAQAIREGLNTICFTQARKLTELIHVWAQRLAPEMKRFISSYRAGFLPEERREIERALASGKMRGVISTSALEMGIDIGGLDVCILVGYPGTMVTTWQRAGRVGRQGRDSLIVMVAQADALDQYFIKYPAEFFGRPMETAVVDPDNRFVVKAHLPCAAQELPLNTKNEKYFDLKAHEQVVGELARERQLLHSAAGDAWFARSRFPQKEVNIRGLGESFAIFQTGKKRPLGSIDGHRALRECHPGAVYLHKAQTWVVEKLDLARHNVWVNSIEPNYFTRIQTDKETEILEIIESRQVARFTAHIGRLKVTEHLLSYEKRRLPGQELLGQVELELPPQVFETVGMWLEIPDAVKNAVYAQGGHFMGGIHALEHVLISMFPLFALADRYDIGGISHPAHPQVGRAAVFIYDGYPGGVGLSVRAYEILEDLVQRALSLTEACPCEDGCPSCIHSPKCGSGNKPLDKEATLMIAGLLLGVEEAETPAEIQIVSAPEPVEVPVPESDTDTEIPWFRNRKIGVLDLETCCSAADVGGWGQCHRMGVSLVVVHESHTGVATTYREHDLKRLAERLKKLDLIVGFNIKRFDYQVLQPYTTVPLAELPTFDILEEVHTLLGHRLSLNHLSEKTLGEQKSGDGLLALELYAAGKWEELESYCRQDVVLTQRLFEFGVRHGYLLYQHRQGALVRMPVDWQEERFFS from the coding sequence ATGCTGCAAGATTTCATCAACTCCCTGAAAGAAACCGCCGAATACCGGGATATTCTCAGCCATTATCATTACTTGCCTGAGAAGCCGGTGGAGTATGTCGCAGGCGCTGCGGGGCTGTCACCGGGGGTGCTGACGGCCTTGGAGCGTTTGGGGATTCCCCGGCTCTACTGCCATCAGGGAGAGGCCCTGGACTACATCCGGGCGGGCAAAGACCTGCTGGTGGCCACGCCCACGGCCAGCGGCAAGACGCTCATCTATAATCTGCCGGTCCTGGAGAATCTTATAGAAAACCCCCGGGGCCACGCCCTGTATCTCTTCCCCTTAAAGGCCCTGGAACAGGACCAGCTCAAGACCCTCCAGGAGTTGGACGCCGCCCTCCCCTACCCTTTTCTGACGTCCGCCATTTATGACGGCGACACGCCTCCGGCCCAGCGCCAGGCCATCAAGGCCAAGCCGCCGCACGTGATCATCACCAACCCGGACATGCTCCACATGGGCCTGATGCCGTACCATGCCTCGTGGTCCAGCTTTTTTGCGCATCTTAAGTTTGTGGTGATCGATGAAGTCCATACCTACCGGGGCATTATGGGCAGCCACATGGCGCAGGTGCTCAGGCGTTTGAAGCGGATTTGTGCGCATTACGGTTCCCACCCCCAGTTTTTGCTGTCTTCGGCCACGATTGCCAAACCGGAAATTTTCGTCAAGATGTTGACCGGCCTGGATGTGGAAATCATCGAAAAGAGCGGCGCACCCCAGAGCGGGCGGCATTTTGTCTTCCTCAATCCGCACGGCGGCGCGCCGGCCACCGCGGCCCGGATCTTTGCCCAGGCCATCCGGGAGGGGCTCAACACTATCTGTTTTACCCAGGCCCGGAAGCTCACCGAACTGATTCATGTCTGGGCCCAGCGCCTGGCGCCGGAGATGAAGCGCTTTATCAGCTCCTACCGGGCCGGGTTTTTGCCGGAGGAGCGCCGGGAGATTGAGCGGGCCTTGGCTTCCGGCAAGATGCGGGGGGTGATCTCGACCAGCGCGCTCGAAATGGGCATCGACATCGGCGGCCTGGACGTCTGCATCCTGGTGGGCTATCCCGGCACCATGGTGACCACCTGGCAACGGGCCGGCCGGGTGGGACGCCAGGGCCGGGACTCACTCATCGTCATGGTGGCCCAGGCCGACGCCTTGGATCAGTATTTCATTAAGTATCCGGCGGAATTCTTCGGGCGGCCCATGGAGACCGCGGTGGTGGACCCGGATAACCGGTTTGTGGTCAAGGCCCACCTGCCCTGTGCGGCCCAGGAACTGCCGCTTAATACCAAAAACGAGAAATACTTTGACCTGAAGGCGCACGAGCAGGTGGTGGGTGAACTGGCCCGGGAGCGCCAGTTGCTCCACTCCGCCGCGGGCGACGCCTGGTTTGCCCGGTCCCGGTTCCCGCAGAAAGAAGTGAATATCCGGGGGCTTGGGGAGAGCTTCGCCATTTTTCAGACGGGGAAAAAGCGGCCCCTGGGCTCTATAGACGGCCACCGGGCCCTGCGAGAGTGTCATCCCGGCGCGGTGTATCTCCATAAGGCCCAGACCTGGGTGGTGGAAAAGCTGGACCTGGCGCGGCACAACGTCTGGGTCAACTCCATCGAGCCCAATTATTTTACCCGGATTCAGACCGACAAAGAGACGGAAATCCTGGAGATTATAGAGTCCCGGCAGGTGGCCCGGTTCACGGCCCATATAGGGCGGCTCAAGGTCACGGAGCACTTGCTGAGCTACGAAAAGCGGAGGCTGCCGGGGCAGGAGTTGCTGGGCCAGGTCGAACTCGAGCTGCCGCCCCAGGTTTTTGAAACCGTGGGCATGTGGCTGGAAATCCCGGACGCGGTAAAAAATGCGGTGTACGCCCAAGGGGGCCACTTCATGGGGGGCATTCACGCCCTGGAACACGTCCTCATCAGCATGTTTCCGTTGTTTGCCCTGGCGGACCGCTACGATATCGGCGGCATTTCCCATCCAGCCCATCCTCAGGTGGGTCGAGCCGCAGTCTTTATCTATGACGGTTATCCCGGCGGCGTGGGGCTGTCGGTTCGGGCTTACGAGATCTTGGAAGATTTAGTTCAGCGGGCGCTTTCACTCACCGAGGCCTGCCCCTGCGAGGACGGCTGTCCTTCGTGCATCCATTCGCCCAAGTGCGGTTCGGGCAACAAACCCCTGGACAAAGAGGCGACGCTTATGATCGCCGGACTGCTGTTGGGAGTGGAAGAGGCGGAGACGCCGGCAGAGATCCAGATTGTTTCGGCGCCGGAACCAGTCGAGGTGCCCGTGCCGGAGTCGGATACGGATACGGAAATTCCCTGGTTCCGCAACCGGAAGATCGGGGTTTTGGACCTGGAGACTTGTTGCTCTGCGGCGGACGTGGGCGGCTGGGGACAATGCCACCGCATGGGGGTATCGCTCGTGGTGGTCCACGAGAGCCATACGGGGGTCGCCACCACCTATCGGGAGCACGATTTGAAGCGGCTCGCAGAGCGCTTAAAAAAACTGGACCTGATCGTGGGCTTCAATATCAAGCGCTTCGATTACCAGGTCTTGCAGCCTTACACGACCGTGCCGTTGGCGGAATTGCCCACTTTTGACATCCTGGAGGAAGTCCATACCCTCCTGGGACATCGGCTCTCCCTCAATCATTTGTCGGAAAAGACCTTGGGAGAGCAAAAGAGCGGCGACGGCCTCCTGGCCCTGGAACTCTATGCCGCTGGCAAGTGGGAAGAGTTGGAATCCTACTGCCGCCAGGATGTGGTCCTGACTCAGCGCCTCTTTGAATTTGGGGTGCGCCATGGCTATCTGCTCTATCAGCACCGCCAGGGAGCCTTGGTGCGGATGCCGGTGGATTGGCAGGAAGAGCGGTTTTTTAGCTGA
- a CDS encoding fasciclin domain-containing protein, whose product MKTKIVVLTLIMALIPVGLIMAQPQMTIYDTLKANGNYNALVALLDKANVAEVKQMQGPFTIFAPDDAAFNKVPPETLKRIMDDEAIAKNVAFFHIIPGKYMVKDLPELKECKTLCPTAAAQPLKFTKVGVDKYMVNNANITKPDMMATNGVIQGIDMVLIPPMAPPKVP is encoded by the coding sequence TTGAAAACCAAAATTGTCGTATTGACTCTGATCATGGCTTTGATCCCGGTAGGGCTGATTATGGCCCAACCGCAGATGACGATCTACGATACCCTGAAGGCCAATGGCAATTACAATGCCCTGGTGGCTTTGCTCGATAAGGCCAATGTAGCCGAAGTGAAGCAGATGCAGGGGCCCTTCACCATATTTGCTCCCGATGATGCGGCTTTTAACAAAGTGCCCCCGGAAACCTTGAAAAGGATCATGGATGATGAGGCTATCGCGAAGAATGTAGCGTTCTTCCACATAATCCCGGGAAAATACATGGTCAAAGATCTTCCTGAACTTAAAGAATGCAAGACCCTGTGCCCCACCGCGGCTGCCCAGCCGCTCAAATTTACCAAGGTCGGAGTAGACAAGTACATGGTTAACAATGCCAACATCACCAAACCCGACATGATGGCCACCAATGGGGTAATTCAGGGGATCGACATGGTACTGATCCCACCTATGGCTCCGCCAAAGGTTCCGTAA
- a CDS encoding glycosyltransferase, whose amino-acid sequence MICLNDFKPIVGPEVIGQLERLSEVVAGRRFVHINSTRTGGGVAEILNRAVPLLNQLNIKTQWEVILGDPFFYEITKAMHNALQGHKVHFTQAMFDHYREVNMENARRADWEADFVLLHDPQPAYMIEKLRPRAKHWVWRCHIDVSRPNLQVWRFLRKVVSQYDASVFSMSQFAQSLPHPQYLIRPSIDPLSEKNRELTPEEIQAVLDRLGVERDKPIVLQVSRFDSFKDPVGVIQAFRMVRRHTPCKLVLAGGEATDDPEGPRILAEVQEAARGESDIQILLLPADAHHEVNALQRAADVIVQKSTREGFGLTVTEAMWKGKPVIGGAVGGIVLQLQDYNTGFRVYSPEGCAFRIRYLLHRPEMAKRMGQLAREFVRNHFLITRNVRDYLTLMILLDKQGSRLIEL is encoded by the coding sequence GTGATCTGCCTAAATGATTTTAAGCCCATCGTAGGTCCCGAGGTGATCGGACAGCTTGAACGCCTGTCAGAGGTTGTGGCCGGTCGCCGGTTTGTCCATATCAACTCCACCCGCACCGGCGGCGGGGTGGCGGAGATTCTGAACCGGGCCGTGCCCCTCCTCAATCAACTGAATATTAAAACCCAGTGGGAAGTGATCCTGGGAGACCCTTTCTTTTATGAGATCACCAAGGCCATGCATAATGCCCTGCAAGGCCATAAAGTCCATTTCACTCAGGCCATGTTCGACCACTACCGGGAGGTCAACATGGAAAATGCCCGCCGGGCTGACTGGGAGGCCGACTTTGTTTTGCTGCACGACCCCCAGCCCGCCTATATGATCGAAAAGCTGCGGCCCCGTGCCAAACACTGGGTCTGGCGATGTCACATCGATGTGTCGCGACCCAACCTCCAGGTTTGGAGATTTTTGCGGAAAGTAGTGAGTCAGTATGACGCCTCGGTCTTTTCCATGTCCCAGTTTGCCCAAAGTCTGCCCCATCCCCAATATCTCATCCGCCCCTCCATTGACCCTTTGAGCGAGAAGAACCGGGAGCTGACCCCCGAGGAAATCCAGGCGGTGTTGGACCGTCTGGGGGTTGAACGGGATAAGCCCATCGTTTTACAAGTCTCACGCTTCGATTCCTTTAAGGACCCCGTAGGGGTTATTCAGGCTTTTCGGATGGTACGGCGGCATACTCCCTGTAAGCTGGTGCTGGCGGGCGGCGAGGCCACCGATGACCCGGAGGGGCCGCGTATCCTTGCCGAGGTACAAGAAGCAGCAAGGGGGGAATCCGACATCCAGATATTACTCTTGCCGGCCGACGCTCATCATGAAGTCAATGCCTTGCAGCGGGCGGCGGACGTGATCGTGCAGAAATCCACCCGAGAGGGTTTTGGCTTAACGGTCACCGAGGCCATGTGGAAGGGTAAACCGGTAATCGGCGGTGCAGTGGGAGGCATCGTCTTGCAGCTTCAGGACTACAATACCGGGTTTCGGGTATATTCCCCGGAAGGGTGCGCCTTTCGCATCCGCTATCTGCTGCATCGCCCAGAAATGGCCAAACGCATGGGGCAACTGGCCCGGGAGTTTGTCCGCAACCACTTTCTCATCACCCGAAACGTGCGCGACTACCTCACCCTGATGATCTTGTTGGATAAACAGGGCAGCCGCCTCATAGAATTATGA
- a CDS encoding DUF5752 family protein: MTTVADLPAQDPFWFRECFLIPMPIGTKVVNLRELLQALRDVSDSVIYYHLVQSRLAVSQPAVEFPNDFALWAATALQDMALAEKLSSFDPLDYENLGQVRQAMVDIIEEYLWDLPFVPWARSGFEFHFCEASTVVIRSVISANSLQDFCQALNKVGLDSMYYHFFESRWRLEIPMDDFSYWIETNFDFPELVAAIRDMDIYFYNLREIRATLLSLIHQHLGDTCDLPK; encoded by the coding sequence ATGACTACCGTCGCCGACCTGCCGGCACAAGATCCCTTTTGGTTTCGAGAATGTTTTTTGATACCCATGCCCATCGGCACGAAGGTGGTCAATCTCCGGGAATTGCTCCAAGCCCTTCGAGATGTGAGCGACTCGGTAATCTACTACCATCTGGTGCAATCCCGCCTGGCCGTGTCCCAGCCCGCGGTGGAATTTCCCAATGACTTCGCCCTGTGGGCCGCTACGGCCCTGCAGGATATGGCTTTGGCCGAAAAGCTCAGCTCCTTCGACCCCCTGGATTATGAGAATCTGGGTCAGGTACGCCAGGCCATGGTGGATATCATAGAGGAGTATTTATGGGATTTGCCCTTTGTTCCCTGGGCCCGTTCCGGGTTTGAATTCCATTTCTGCGAAGCCTCCACCGTAGTTATCCGTTCCGTGATTTCCGCCAACAGTCTCCAGGATTTTTGCCAGGCCCTCAATAAAGTGGGGTTGGATTCGATGTACTACCATTTCTTCGAGTCCCGCTGGCGTTTGGAAATACCCATGGACGATTTCTCTTACTGGATCGAGACCAATTTCGATTTTCCGGAACTGGTGGCGGCCATTCGGGATATGGATATTTACTTCTACAATCTAAGGGAAATCCGCGCTACGCTTCTGAGCTTAATTCATCAACATCTGGGGGACACCTGTGATCTGCCTAAATGA
- a CDS encoding porin, protein MESDPSKAVALELDQTPKKLGSRVGLWAMVMLVCLALANMAGSTPAWALNADELLDIMVDEGAITPEKAQKIKEKARKIDKAKKAQEDAKRAQELQQVKQEAKAEAKAEAAKEAKAEVKKAVPKPGWKAYWDNGLKVESEDGKNKVKVGGRIQYDVASVSSPTRRFADQVSFDEGTRLTGSGAEFRRARLYIEGDVYEDIFFKAQYDFAGGSTAFKDVYLGVKHIPYIGHIRVGQMKEPWSLEEQTSSNFITFMERALPNVFSQERKPGGMVYNTAFNKRLYWGTGVFFNTIRATSDTDAGGDSYQNFQNWDATARLAGTPLYEDNGKHLIHLGFSYMHQFRNDSTNTNNSGTPTSFALRYRQRPEAHITDARTVDTGGNTNARTLFARGRILPVVGQRALIATEGVNLINPEFALVWGPFSLQGEYVLSAVEASRRLARPVRNTFLTSDNPTFQGGYAYVSYFLTGEHRTYKQSDACFDRIKPKRNFNLKGTGWGAWEVAFRWSYLNLNSSGVYGGIENDYTIGLNWYLTPNTRWMFNYVQAEITDRQVTPSTQYAVPTRAYPENYANGSVNVVETRFQIDF, encoded by the coding sequence ATGGAATCAGACCCATCCAAAGCAGTTGCATTAGAGCTGGACCAGACTCCAAAAAAACTCGGAAGCAGGGTAGGACTATGGGCCATGGTGATGCTGGTGTGCCTGGCTCTGGCAAATATGGCGGGGTCCACGCCAGCTTGGGCCTTGAACGCCGACGAGCTGTTAGACATTATGGTGGACGAAGGCGCCATCACTCCGGAAAAGGCTCAGAAAATCAAAGAAAAGGCCCGCAAAATCGACAAGGCGAAAAAAGCCCAAGAGGATGCCAAACGGGCTCAGGAGTTACAACAGGTCAAGCAGGAAGCCAAAGCCGAAGCCAAAGCGGAGGCCGCCAAGGAGGCCAAAGCGGAAGTGAAAAAGGCCGTGCCAAAACCTGGGTGGAAGGCTTACTGGGATAACGGTCTGAAAGTGGAAAGTGAAGACGGTAAAAATAAGGTAAAAGTGGGTGGAAGAATCCAGTATGACGTCGCCAGCGTCTCTTCACCTACGCGCCGCTTTGCCGATCAAGTTTCGTTTGATGAAGGGACCCGGCTTACCGGTTCCGGTGCAGAATTCCGGCGGGCCAGGTTGTATATCGAGGGCGACGTTTACGAAGACATCTTTTTTAAGGCGCAGTATGATTTTGCCGGCGGCTCCACGGCATTCAAGGATGTCTACTTAGGGGTTAAGCATATCCCCTACATCGGGCATATCCGGGTCGGCCAGATGAAGGAACCCTGGTCGCTTGAAGAGCAAACCAGCAGCAATTTCATCACCTTCATGGAAAGAGCCTTGCCGAATGTATTCTCCCAGGAGCGCAAACCGGGGGGCATGGTTTACAACACCGCTTTTAACAAGCGGTTATACTGGGGCACGGGAGTTTTCTTTAACACCATACGAGCCACCAGTGATACCGATGCCGGTGGTGATTCCTACCAAAACTTTCAAAACTGGGACGCCACGGCGCGTCTCGCTGGCACTCCCCTGTATGAGGACAACGGCAAGCATCTGATCCACCTGGGTTTTTCTTACATGCACCAGTTCCGTAACGACAGCACGAACACGAATAACAGCGGTACGCCGACCTCTTTTGCCTTGCGCTACCGGCAGCGCCCGGAGGCGCATATTACCGACGCCCGGACGGTGGACACCGGAGGGAATACCAACGCCCGGACGTTGTTCGCTCGAGGCCGCATTCTGCCGGTCGTCGGCCAGCGCGCCCTGATTGCCACTGAGGGCGTCAACCTGATCAACCCCGAGTTCGCTTTGGTGTGGGGTCCCTTCTCCCTTCAAGGCGAATACGTGCTTTCCGCAGTCGAAGCATCTCGCAGGCTAGCACGTCCCGTAAGAAATACTTTCTTAACCAGCGATAACCCGACTTTCCAAGGCGGCTACGCGTATGTCAGCTACTTTCTCACCGGCGAACACCGAACCTACAAACAATCTGACGCTTGCTTCGACCGAATCAAGCCGAAGCGTAATTTTAATCTGAAAGGAACCGGCTGGGGCGCCTGGGAAGTGGCTTTCCGCTGGTCCTATCTGAACTTGAATAGTAGTGGGGTATATGGCGGCATAGAAAACGATTATACCATCGGTCTGAACTGGTACCTGACCCCCAACACTCGATGGATGTTCAACTATGTGCAAGCCGAAATCACTGATCGCCAGGTCACCCCAAGCACCCAATACGCGGTTCCAACCAGAGCTTACCCGGAAAATTATGCTAACGGGTCAGTTAACGTTGTGGAAACTCGTTTTCAGATTGATTTCTAA